From Corallococcus exiguus:
ATGGTTCCAATCTCCCAAGTGTTCTGGAACGACTGGAGAAGCGAGACGGCGACGGCAAGAAGCGCGTGGAGGAATACCTGGGAGCCATCGTGCCCGGCCTTTCGAGCGTTGGTCACAAGCGCCTTGAGCACCTGGAAACCTTGCAGTTCCGGCAGCGCATCAGCGAGGGACTGGACCTCTACGAGCCTTTTCCAGCCATCAGCATGTCCGACGGCACACTTCGCGCCCTTGGCATCCTCGTCGCGCTGTTCCAGACGCGGGCCGAACCGCGGATCCAACTCGTGGGCATCGAAGAGCCCGAGGTCGCGCTCCATCCGGCGGCGGCAGGTGTCTTGAGGGATGCACTCCGCGAAGCATCTCAATACGCCCAGATCATCGTCACCAGTCACAGCCCGGAGTTGCTGGATGACTCCAGCATCCAAGCAGGTGAAGTTCTCTCGGTGGCGTCGGAGCAGGGGCGCAGCATCATCGCCCCCGTCGACGCAGAGACCCGGTCCGCACTCAAGGACCGTCTCTACACGGCGGGCGAACTGCTGAAGGCCAATCAGCTTGCTCCCGACCGGCAAACCATCCCTGCTCCGAATGAGCTCAAGTTCTGGGAGCTCGGCACCAAATGAAGCTGGGGCTCATCGTCGAGGGCCACGGCGAAGTCAGAGCCGCCCCCATCCTCGTGAGGCGCCTGACGCAGTGGTTGGCACCCGAGGTTCATCCTGAGGTCCTCCTTCCCCACCGCATTCCACGAGGCCAGCTCGTCAAGGAAGACGAACTGCGCCGGGCCATCGAGCTGACGGCTCGGAAGGTGGGCGATGAAGGCCGAATCCTCGTCCTGCTGGATGCCGACAAGGACCTGCCTTGCGTGCTCGGACCACGGCTCCTGACCTGGGCACGGGCACAACGCGCCAACCGGAGCATCTCCGTGGTCGTCGCGGAGTGCGAATACGAAGCGTGGTTCCTCGCAGCGGCGGAATCCCTGCGCAGTCAGCGCGGGCTCCCCGCCAACCTGGACGCTCCAGCCCAACCCGAGCGCATCCGCGACGCGAAGGGCTGGCTCGGAAACCACATGCCCAGCGGCTACAGCGAAACCATCGACCAACCCGCACTCACGAGCGCCTTCGACCTCGAAGCCGCGCGCCGAGCGGACTCCTTCGACAAGCTCGTCCGGGACATGTGCACGCTGCTGGGAGTCCCCATCCCGCCGCGCCCCTGACCCGCGAAGCACGGGCGCGCCAAAACGCGCCCGTGCCTCACATCATCAATCCCGCGAAACGAAGTGCGTGGAGATCTTGTTCCACACCGCCGGGGTGATGCCCATGCTCAGGTGGTCATAGGCCATGCCTTCCTGCTTCGCGTCGGCGGTCTTCTTCGCGGCCGTCCAGCCCTGGGTGAGCTGGGTCATCGCCGCGATGCTCGCCTCGAAGAGCACGCCGTCGCTGCGCAGCGTGGACGTGGTGGACGTCATGCCATCCGTCTCGAACGGGGTCGCCCCGCCCGTCGTGCCGTACAGCACGTAGAGCGACGGCAGGCGCGAATCCACGCCGTGCTCCGCCAGGCGCGTGATGAACTTGCCGCCCATCTCCATGGCCGCCGCCATGCCCAGGCCGTCCATGATGCGGTACTTGCCGTAGCCCGTCACGTCGTACGCCTCCCGGTTCTGGTTCGTGTTGTACGCGTGGTACGCGAAGCACGGCGAACCCGCCGGGTCGAACGCCGTCGTGCGGCACACGCGGTGGTCGCTGGTCGCCATGTAGCCCGCGGCAATCCAGGGATTCAGCGGGTTGTAGATGAGCTTCGTGTC
This genomic window contains:
- a CDS encoding AAA family ATPase, which gives rise to MSLRNFRSIEVCDVALGPLTFLVGPNGSGKSNFLDALRLITDALRTSLDQALRTRGGAALIVRRGLSGASQFEIRLDFSLSDGTDGHYSICIAIPEIGDHVVQEEECVVGRARYHVREGRILVPPGPVSPPAADDRLYLVNASGLPEFRPIFDALSSMGFYNLNPDQLRTAQPADKGDFLLRDGSNLPSVLERLEKRDGDGKKRVEEYLGAIVPGLSSVGHKRLEHLETLQFRQRISEGLDLYEPFPAISMSDGTLRALGILVALFQTRAEPRIQLVGIEEPEVALHPAAAGVLRDALREASQYAQIIVTSHSPELLDDSSIQAGEVLSVASEQGRSIIAPVDAETRSALKDRLYTAGELLKANQLAPDRQTIPAPNELKFWELGTK
- a CDS encoding DUF4276 family protein, which gives rise to MKLGLIVEGHGEVRAAPILVRRLTQWLAPEVHPEVLLPHRIPRGQLVKEDELRRAIELTARKVGDEGRILVLLDADKDLPCVLGPRLLTWARAQRANRSISVVVAECEYEAWFLAAAESLRSQRGLPANLDAPAQPERIRDAKGWLGNHMPSGYSETIDQPALTSAFDLEAARRADSFDKLVRDMCTLLGVPIPPRP